One genomic window of Hymenobacter sp. J193 includes the following:
- a CDS encoding TIGR00266 family protein, which translates to MNSHDVDYKILGHDIQVLEVELDPNETVIAEAGAMVYMSEAIAFETKMGDGSEPEQGFMGKLFSAGTRLITGESLFMTHFTHRGGYGKAHVAFSAPYPGTIIPLDLRTLPQGLIVQKDGFLAAARGTKISLHFNQKFGAGFFGGEGFILQKLTGDGRAFIHAGGTIIEKHLNNELLRVDTGCVVAFEPGIDFSVARAGGLKSMIFGGEGLLLATLRGTGRVWIQSMPVKKLIQALAPNGGNAQKESGGVLGKLVGGIMDQ; encoded by the coding sequence ATGAACTCTCACGACGTCGACTACAAAATTCTCGGCCACGACATCCAGGTCCTTGAAGTAGAGCTGGACCCCAACGAAACCGTTATTGCCGAGGCCGGCGCCATGGTGTACATGAGCGAAGCCATTGCCTTCGAAACCAAGATGGGCGACGGCTCGGAGCCCGAGCAGGGTTTTATGGGCAAGCTGTTTTCGGCAGGCACCCGCCTGATTACCGGTGAGTCGCTGTTCATGACGCACTTCACGCACCGGGGCGGCTACGGCAAGGCTCATGTGGCGTTTTCAGCCCCCTACCCCGGCACCATCATTCCGCTGGACCTGCGCACGCTGCCGCAGGGCCTCATCGTGCAAAAGGACGGCTTTCTGGCGGCGGCCCGGGGCACCAAAATCAGCTTGCACTTCAATCAGAAATTCGGGGCCGGCTTTTTCGGGGGCGAAGGGTTTATTCTGCAAAAGCTTACCGGCGACGGCCGCGCCTTTATTCACGCCGGCGGCACTATCATTGAGAAGCACCTCAACAACGAGCTGCTGCGCGTAGATACGGGCTGCGTGGTAGCCTTCGAGCCTGGCATCGACTTCAGCGTAGCCCGCGCCGGCGGCCTTAAATCCATGATCTTTGGGGGCGAGGGGCTGCTGCTGGCCACCCTGCGCGGTACCGGCCGCGTCTGGATTCAATCCATGCCTGTGAAGAAGTTGATTCAGGCGCTGGCCCCCAATGGCGGCAATGCCCAGAAGGAAAGCGGCGGCGTACTGGGCAAGCTCGTCGGTGGTATCATGGACCAATAA
- a CDS encoding toxin-antitoxin system YwqK family antitoxin — MIAPLQRVSATSKIAAWLLSLLAATAGSCRTAQTASPNPPAAKLNRFDSRNERQGRWRTYYDEENTQLATAGRYRHGKMVGRWRYYGPKNSLERQEQHYWWRPGLLSIQEYHANGKLSKQGRARIVREADIVHFYWFGPWLEYAPSGEAVSRAWYEMGQLQRREKFPAASQATLQAAPGPR; from the coding sequence ATGATTGCCCCGCTCCAAAGAGTTTCTGCTACCAGCAAGATTGCCGCCTGGCTTCTAAGCCTGCTGGCCGCAACAGCTGGCAGCTGCCGCACTGCCCAAACAGCATCGCCCAACCCCCCTGCAGCCAAGCTTAACCGCTTCGACTCCCGCAATGAGCGGCAGGGGCGGTGGCGCACTTACTACGATGAGGAAAATACGCAGCTGGCTACGGCCGGCCGCTACCGCCACGGGAAAATGGTGGGCCGCTGGCGTTATTACGGGCCGAAAAACAGCCTGGAGCGACAAGAGCAGCATTATTGGTGGCGCCCGGGCTTGCTATCCATTCAGGAATATCACGCCAACGGGAAGCTATCTAAGCAGGGCCGGGCGCGCATCGTTCGGGAAGCCGATATCGTGCACTTTTACTGGTTTGGTCCCTGGCTGGAGTATGCTCCTAGCGGCGAGGCCGTTTCGCGGGCCTGGTACGAAATGGGCCAGCTGCAGCGACGGGAGAAGTTTCCGGCAGCTTCCCAAGCAACTCTGCAGGCGGCACCAGGGCCACGGTAA
- the lptB gene encoding LPS export ABC transporter ATP-binding protein, which translates to MILKAEHLIKKYKARTVVNDMSVTVGQGEIVGLLGPNGAGKTTCFYMIVGMVKPNSGHIFLDEEDITTMPMFQRARRGVGYLAQEASVFRDLSVEENILSVLEMTDLPRQAQLDKVEELLHEFSLTHVRKNLGRVLSGGERRRTEIARALAVNPKFVLLDEPFAGVDPIATEEIQGIVAKLKHKNIGILITDHDVNSTLSIVDRAYLLFEGKLLKAGTAEELAADETVRRVYLGKNFELKRNI; encoded by the coding sequence ATGATTCTGAAAGCGGAACATCTGATCAAGAAGTACAAAGCCCGCACCGTGGTAAACGACATGAGCGTGACGGTGGGGCAGGGTGAAATCGTGGGGTTGCTGGGGCCAAACGGGGCCGGCAAAACCACCTGCTTCTATATGATTGTGGGTATGGTGAAGCCCAATTCGGGCCACATCTTCCTCGACGAGGAGGATATTACCACCATGCCCATGTTTCAGCGGGCCCGGCGCGGCGTGGGCTACCTGGCGCAGGAGGCTTCGGTGTTTCGGGATTTGAGCGTGGAGGAAAATATCCTGTCGGTGCTGGAAATGACGGATTTGCCGCGCCAGGCCCAGCTCGATAAAGTGGAGGAGCTGCTCCATGAGTTCAGCCTTACCCATGTGCGCAAAAACCTGGGCCGTGTGCTGAGCGGCGGAGAGCGACGCCGCACCGAAATTGCCCGCGCCCTGGCCGTGAACCCCAAGTTCGTGCTGCTGGATGAGCCCTTCGCCGGCGTCGACCCCATTGCCACCGAGGAAATCCAGGGCATCGTGGCCAAGCTCAAGCACAAAAACATCGGCATCCTCATCACCGACCACGACGTGAACTCCACGCTCAGCATCGTAGACCGGGCCTACCTGCTCTTCGAAGGCAAGCTGCTGAAAGCCGGCACCGCCGAGGAGCTGGCCGCCGACGAAACCGTGCGCCGCGTGTATCTGGGCAAGAATTTCGAGCTAAAGCGCAATATTTAG
- the lptC gene encoding LPS export ABC transporter periplasmic protein LptC, which translates to MSSRTTWRRIGLSLTLIGLVAACETKPADQTQKTVTYKGPLAESTNVLILFSDSAKLQIKLTAPLQHQFENSDMVFPKSMKVVFYGDNGTRVINTLEGDYGKYDKAQNLYIVRGNVKVRNDEKHQQLNTEELFFNQQKGMIYTPKETAVRVETDTEVWTGYGLEANQEFSWYHILKPTGSFLIDKTEEKKQK; encoded by the coding sequence ATGAGCAGTCGTACCACCTGGCGCCGCATAGGCCTGAGCCTAACCCTTATCGGGTTGGTAGCCGCGTGCGAAACCAAGCCGGCCGACCAAACACAGAAAACGGTTACCTACAAAGGTCCCCTTGCGGAAAGTACCAACGTGCTTATCCTGTTCAGCGACTCGGCCAAGCTGCAGATCAAGCTTACTGCTCCGTTGCAGCATCAGTTTGAAAACAGCGACATGGTGTTTCCGAAAAGCATGAAGGTTGTTTTCTACGGTGATAATGGCACGCGCGTCATCAACACGCTGGAGGGCGACTACGGCAAGTACGACAAGGCCCAGAACCTGTACATCGTGCGGGGCAATGTGAAGGTGCGCAACGACGAAAAGCACCAGCAGCTCAACACCGAGGAGCTGTTCTTCAATCAGCAGAAAGGCATGATCTACACGCCTAAGGAAACCGCCGTGCGGGTTGAAACCGACACCGAAGTGTGGACGGGCTACGGGCTGGAAGCCAACCAGGAATTTTCCTGGTACCATATCCTTAAGCCTACGGGCAGCTTTTTAATAGATAAAACAGAGGAGAAAAAGCAAAAATAG
- a CDS encoding tetratricopeptide repeat protein: MGMNVWSRLGRVVGSVAVVALLGVAPALAQSGADAEDLALAREYARKGEFAKAELLFGQLPDELQFNGTVLPEYLRTMQEMRHFKEAEKLARKAQRRRPEDPIVGILLGRVLESSGDKAGAAKQYERVVSGLKSDQVLAVAADFQEHQQLDWAEKVYLRGRALARNDIEYAPQLIQLYTRQPGTERLLAETLRLLQQDERQLPFVRNMLQNSLREEKDFDALEKLLLNSVQQHPEQGSYSELLLWLYVQRKDFTGALVQARALDRRTRSEGSRVLDLAAIALRNHDYESAIAGYEYVVREYRGGQFYGIARQLLLQAREEQVRNTFPVDAAKIRTLLGEYQQLLTEFGATSPYRADILRNMAELHAFQLGEKDKAMTLLQEAISQPRANPETVDRAKLTLADLYLLRAEPWEATLLYSQVEKSHKDSPLGYDAKLRNARLSYFAGDFKLAQGHLDILKEATSREIANDAMQLSLLITDNTAMDTAGVALRDYAATELLVFQNKLPEAMRGLDALVLKYPGHALQDEAWFLKAQLQRRTSDYAGAVQTLARITENPKYDVLSDDALFLAASIQEENLQDREKAQELYQRVITKYPGSIYVAEARKRFRKLRGDAVN, translated from the coding sequence ATGGGTATGAACGTTTGGAGCCGGCTCGGCCGGGTGGTAGGCAGCGTGGCGGTGGTGGCATTGCTGGGCGTGGCCCCGGCCCTGGCTCAGTCGGGGGCCGATGCCGAGGACCTGGCTCTGGCCCGGGAGTACGCCCGCAAAGGCGAGTTTGCCAAGGCCGAGCTGCTGTTCGGCCAACTGCCCGACGAGCTACAGTTCAACGGCACCGTGCTGCCCGAGTATCTGCGCACCATGCAGGAAATGCGCCATTTCAAGGAAGCCGAAAAGCTGGCCCGCAAAGCCCAGCGCCGCCGTCCTGAAGACCCCATCGTGGGCATACTGCTGGGCCGGGTGCTGGAAAGCAGCGGTGACAAGGCCGGCGCCGCCAAGCAGTACGAGCGGGTGGTTTCGGGCCTGAAGTCCGACCAGGTGCTGGCTGTAGCCGCCGACTTTCAGGAGCACCAGCAGCTCGACTGGGCCGAGAAAGTGTACCTGCGCGGCCGCGCCCTGGCCCGCAACGACATTGAGTATGCACCGCAGCTTATTCAGCTCTACACCCGCCAGCCCGGCACCGAGCGGCTGCTGGCTGAAACCCTGCGCCTGCTGCAGCAGGACGAGCGGCAGCTCCCCTTCGTGCGCAACATGCTTCAGAACAGCCTGCGCGAAGAAAAAGACTTCGATGCCCTGGAAAAACTCCTGCTGAACAGCGTGCAGCAGCACCCCGAGCAGGGCAGCTACAGTGAGCTGCTGCTGTGGCTGTACGTGCAGCGCAAGGACTTTACGGGTGCGCTGGTGCAGGCCCGCGCCCTCGACCGGCGCACCCGCAGCGAAGGCAGCCGCGTGTTGGACCTGGCCGCCATTGCCCTGCGCAACCACGACTATGAAAGCGCCATTGCGGGCTACGAGTACGTGGTGCGCGAGTACCGGGGCGGGCAGTTCTACGGCATCGCGCGCCAGCTGCTGCTCCAGGCCCGCGAGGAGCAGGTGCGCAACACCTTCCCGGTGGATGCGGCCAAAATCCGCACGCTGCTGGGTGAGTACCAGCAGCTGCTCACCGAGTTCGGGGCTACCTCGCCGTACCGGGCCGATATCCTGCGCAACATGGCCGAGCTGCACGCTTTTCAGCTGGGCGAGAAAGACAAGGCCATGACGCTGCTGCAGGAAGCCATCAGTCAGCCCCGCGCCAACCCCGAAACCGTAGACCGCGCCAAGCTGACCCTGGCCGACCTGTACCTGCTGCGTGCGGAGCCCTGGGAAGCCACGCTGCTGTACTCACAGGTGGAAAAGTCGCACAAGGATTCTCCGCTGGGCTACGATGCCAAGCTGCGCAACGCCCGCCTCAGCTACTTCGCCGGCGACTTCAAGCTGGCCCAAGGACACCTCGACATTCTGAAGGAAGCCACCAGCCGCGAAATTGCCAACGATGCCATGCAGCTCAGCCTGCTCATCACGGACAACACCGCTATGGACACGGCCGGCGTGGCTCTGCGCGACTACGCCGCCACCGAGCTGTTGGTATTCCAGAACAAGCTGCCGGAAGCCATGCGCGGCCTCGATGCCCTAGTGCTGAAATACCCCGGCCACGCCCTCCAGGATGAAGCCTGGTTTCTGAAAGCCCAGCTCCAGCGCCGCACCAGCGACTACGCCGGGGCCGTGCAAACCTTGGCCCGCATCACCGAAAACCCCAAGTACGACGTGCTCAGCGACGACGCCCTGTTTCTGGCCGCCAGCATTCAGGAAGAAAACCTCCAGGACCGCGAAAAAGCCCAGGAGCTCTACCAGCGCGTCATCACCAAATACCCCGGCAGCATCTACGTGGCCGAAGCCCGCAAGCGGTTTCGTAAGCTCCGCGGCGACGCGGTAAATTAA
- a CDS encoding peptidase M61 gives MKPAYLLLGLLPCATATLAQNSPATYRVAVDLQQVQNDRVRVVVRPPAVRENQATYVLPSVVPGSYSKKDYGRFITDFQAFDSQGKKLKTIRQGDNLFLIEKARQLDRLEYLVDDTWDSKDKNFVFQPGGTNIDAGRNFVLNHYGLYGYLEGYKMQPYEVTINKPAELYGATSLGKQSPTATQDVFRAGSYVQLADAPVMYSRPDTTSFTTGGARISVSVFSENGVVKSAQVSEAMRPMAEALAKFFGRMPVPRYHFIMYFPAFSSPVVNPAGGFGAMEHSYSSVYFLPEIADAVRIRSLVREVASHEFLHILTPLNIHSREIGEFDFRTPKMSQHLWLYEGVTEYFAQLVQLQGGLTQEDDFRKEIKHKIEDMQKYRTVSFTEMSRNILVDPYKDMYENVYKKGALIGFLLDIRIQELTQGRLSLRDVLLQLGQKYGPERPFEDEQLIPEIVQLTHPQLQQFFTDYVQGSQPLPLTEYLAKIGWRYAPKANVVVKAFGELGFRYDQDKQSFILAQTRAENNVFSLQNDDVILQVNSTPVTMENAELLLRPLIEPATDTPVRIVYRRGSTQQQVEASPRDMEAEVKHLLEPLPTLTEAQRALHDQLLRPRA, from the coding sequence ATGAAACCAGCTTACCTGCTGTTGGGCTTGCTGCCCTGCGCTACCGCCACGCTTGCCCAGAATTCTCCCGCCACGTACCGCGTCGCCGTGGACCTGCAGCAGGTACAGAACGACCGGGTGCGGGTGGTGGTGCGCCCGCCCGCCGTGCGCGAAAATCAGGCTACGTACGTGCTGCCCAGCGTGGTGCCCGGCTCCTATTCCAAGAAGGACTACGGCCGCTTCATCACCGATTTTCAGGCCTTCGACAGCCAGGGCAAAAAGCTGAAAACCATCCGCCAGGGCGACAACCTGTTTCTTATCGAAAAAGCCCGGCAGCTTGACCGGCTGGAGTACCTCGTAGACGACACCTGGGACTCCAAGGACAAGAACTTCGTGTTTCAGCCCGGGGGCACCAACATCGACGCGGGCCGCAACTTCGTACTCAACCACTACGGCCTCTACGGCTACCTGGAGGGCTACAAGATGCAGCCCTACGAGGTAACCATCAACAAGCCCGCCGAGCTGTACGGGGCTACGTCTCTGGGCAAGCAAAGCCCTACGGCTACCCAGGACGTGTTTCGGGCCGGCAGCTACGTGCAGCTGGCCGACGCCCCGGTGATGTACAGCCGCCCCGATACCACCAGCTTCACTACCGGCGGAGCGCGCATCAGCGTGTCGGTGTTTTCGGAAAACGGGGTGGTAAAGTCGGCGCAGGTGAGCGAGGCCATGCGGCCGATGGCAGAGGCGCTGGCTAAGTTCTTCGGGCGGATGCCGGTACCGCGCTACCACTTCATCATGTACTTCCCGGCCTTCAGCTCGCCCGTGGTAAACCCGGCAGGTGGGTTCGGGGCCATGGAGCACTCGTATTCGTCGGTGTACTTCCTGCCCGAAATTGCGGACGCCGTGCGCATCCGCTCCCTGGTGCGGGAGGTAGCCTCGCACGAATTTCTGCACATTCTCACCCCGCTCAACATCCACAGCCGCGAAATCGGGGAGTTTGACTTCCGCACGCCCAAGATGTCGCAGCATTTGTGGCTGTACGAGGGCGTCACGGAGTATTTCGCCCAACTGGTGCAGCTACAGGGCGGCCTCACCCAGGAAGACGATTTCCGCAAGGAAATCAAGCACAAGATTGAGGACATGCAGAAGTACCGTACCGTGTCCTTCACCGAGATGAGCCGCAACATCCTGGTGGACCCCTACAAGGACATGTATGAAAACGTGTACAAGAAGGGCGCCCTCATCGGTTTTCTGCTCGATATCCGCATTCAGGAGCTTACGCAGGGCCGCCTGAGTTTGCGCGACGTGCTCCTGCAGCTGGGCCAGAAGTACGGTCCCGAGCGGCCCTTCGAGGACGAGCAGCTGATTCCCGAAATCGTGCAGCTCACGCACCCGCAGTTGCAGCAGTTTTTCACCGACTACGTGCAGGGCAGCCAGCCACTGCCGCTCACTGAGTACCTGGCCAAGATAGGCTGGCGCTACGCCCCCAAGGCCAACGTGGTGGTAAAGGCCTTCGGCGAGCTGGGCTTCCGCTACGACCAGGACAAGCAAAGCTTCATTCTGGCCCAGACGCGCGCCGAGAACAACGTATTTAGCCTGCAGAACGACGACGTGATTCTGCAAGTGAACAGCACGCCCGTGACGATGGAAAATGCCGAGCTGCTGCTGCGCCCTCTTATCGAGCCGGCCACCGATACGCCCGTGCGCATCGTGTACCGGCGCGGCAGCACGCAGCAGCAGGTTGAGGCCTCCCCCCGCGACATGGAAGCCGAAGTAAAGCACCTGCTGGAGCCCCTGCCCACCCTCACGGAAGCCCAGCGCGCCCTCCACGACCAGCTTCTGCGTCCCCGGGCGTAA
- a CDS encoding peptidyl-prolyl cis-trans isomerase, with product MAYAKAQELKGKATDLESFRAAVAADKTLQKQEAKGLDKGAQAVNTLQGARELVRWSYYNNGKKTEVGDVSDVFEIGDQYVLAVVTGAREKGVADVASIKPELTALVRNEEKAKQIMAKLQGKTGTLEQLAAAYGNGAQVNQAQNIAMGAGMIPGIGNEPVAVGKIFGLKPGQKSAPIQGDQGVLVVQLENINKEQAAVDVQAIKRQLVQQRSSRLDGAIYEAVKKDASVEDNRPRFF from the coding sequence ATGGCTTATGCCAAGGCGCAGGAGCTGAAAGGCAAAGCCACCGACCTAGAGTCGTTCCGCGCTGCCGTAGCCGCCGACAAGACGCTGCAGAAGCAGGAAGCCAAGGGCCTCGACAAAGGCGCCCAAGCCGTGAATACCCTGCAAGGTGCCCGCGAATTGGTGCGCTGGTCGTACTACAACAACGGCAAGAAAACCGAAGTGGGCGACGTTTCGGACGTGTTTGAAATCGGCGACCAGTACGTGCTGGCCGTGGTTACCGGCGCCCGCGAGAAAGGCGTTGCCGATGTGGCCAGCATCAAGCCCGAGCTGACCGCGCTGGTGCGCAACGAAGAGAAAGCCAAGCAGATTATGGCCAAGCTCCAAGGCAAAACCGGCACGCTGGAGCAGCTGGCCGCCGCTTACGGCAATGGTGCTCAGGTAAACCAGGCCCAGAACATTGCCATGGGCGCCGGCATGATTCCCGGCATCGGCAACGAGCCGGTGGCCGTGGGCAAAATTTTCGGCCTGAAGCCCGGCCAGAAGTCGGCCCCCATCCAGGGCGACCAGGGTGTGCTGGTGGTACAGCTCGAAAACATCAACAAGGAGCAAGCTGCCGTGGATGTGCAGGCCATTAAGCGCCAGCTGGTGCAGCAGCGCTCCTCCCGCCTCGACGGCGCCATCTACGAAGCCGTGAAGAAAGACGCCAGCGTAGAAGACAACCGCCCGCGCTTCTTCTAA
- a CDS encoding GH3 auxin-responsive promoter family protein, with product MISNILTWAAQRRLASIDHFRQHPLAAQQQVFEGLLHTARDTAWGRQYGYAEAPSRQEFAQRVPVSSYEQLYPHLERMLQGEADVLWPGTTMWFAKSSGTTNARSKYIPVSRQSLHDCHYRAGRDMVAMATSLYPEADVMAGKTLSLGGTHTANPFRPHTDSRVGDVSAVIMQNLPAWAEFLRTPPLELALLDEWEEKIERIARHVQYIDVTTLAGVPTWMIVLLRRVVELAGAANITEVWPNLRLFLHGAVAFGPYRELFRQLIPSGQMRYLEIYNASEGYFAFQDQPDCEDMLLLLDHGVYYEFIPAEEFEAEHPRTVLLEDVELGRNYALVISTNAGLWRYKIGDTVRFTCLAPYRIRISGRTKHFLNAFGEEVVIENADAALAAACAATGALVRDFTAAPIYFSSTDGASRGGHQWLVEFMQAPADERQFAQVLDETLRQLNSDYDAKRYRDIALVVPIVQAVPAGTFERWLARKGKLGGQHKVPRLSNSRDIIDEILDQLNN from the coding sequence ATGATCAGCAACATTCTGACGTGGGCCGCACAGCGGCGCCTGGCCAGCATCGACCATTTCCGGCAGCACCCGCTGGCTGCGCAGCAGCAGGTGTTTGAGGGCTTGCTGCACACGGCCCGCGACACGGCCTGGGGCCGCCAGTATGGCTACGCCGAAGCCCCCAGCCGGCAGGAGTTTGCCCAACGCGTGCCCGTGAGCAGCTACGAGCAGCTATATCCGCACCTGGAGCGTATGCTGCAGGGCGAAGCCGATGTGCTCTGGCCCGGCACCACCATGTGGTTTGCCAAGAGCAGCGGCACCACCAACGCCCGCAGCAAGTACATTCCCGTGTCGCGCCAGAGTCTGCACGACTGCCACTACCGCGCCGGCCGCGACATGGTGGCTATGGCTACCAGCCTGTACCCCGAAGCCGATGTAATGGCCGGCAAAACGCTGTCGTTGGGCGGTACGCACACGGCCAACCCTTTCCGCCCCCACACCGATTCGCGGGTGGGCGACGTCTCGGCCGTGATTATGCAGAACCTGCCCGCCTGGGCCGAGTTTCTGCGCACGCCACCCCTGGAGCTGGCCCTGCTGGATGAGTGGGAGGAAAAGATTGAGCGCATTGCCCGGCACGTGCAGTACATCGACGTCACCACCCTGGCCGGCGTGCCCACCTGGATGATTGTGCTGCTCCGGCGCGTGGTGGAACTGGCCGGCGCCGCCAACATCACCGAAGTGTGGCCCAATCTGCGGCTGTTCCTGCACGGGGCCGTGGCCTTCGGGCCGTACCGGGAGCTGTTCCGGCAGCTGATTCCGAGCGGGCAGATGCGCTACCTCGAAATCTACAACGCCTCCGAAGGCTACTTCGCCTTTCAGGACCAGCCCGACTGCGAAGACATGCTGCTGCTGCTCGACCACGGCGTGTACTACGAGTTTATCCCGGCGGAGGAGTTTGAGGCGGAGCACCCGCGCACGGTGCTGCTGGAAGACGTGGAGCTGGGCCGCAACTACGCGCTGGTCATCAGCACCAACGCGGGCCTGTGGCGCTACAAAATCGGCGACACCGTACGCTTTACCTGCCTGGCCCCGTACCGCATCCGCATTTCGGGCCGCACCAAGCACTTCCTGAATGCCTTTGGGGAGGAAGTCGTGATTGAAAACGCGGATGCCGCTTTGGCCGCGGCATGTGCAGCTACCGGTGCTCTGGTGCGCGACTTCACGGCGGCGCCAATCTATTTCAGCTCCACCGACGGCGCTTCGCGTGGGGGCCACCAGTGGCTGGTGGAGTTTATGCAGGCTCCGGCCGATGAGCGGCAGTTTGCCCAGGTGCTCGATGAAACCCTCCGCCAGCTCAACTCCGACTATGACGCCAAGCGCTACCGCGACATTGCCCTGGTAGTGCCCATAGTTCAGGCTGTACCGGCTGGCACGTTTGAGCGTTGGCTGGCTCGCAAGGGCAAGCTGGGTGGCCAGCACAAAGTGCCGCGGCTAAGCAATTCCCGGGATATCATCGACGAAATACTTGATCAACTAAATAATTAG
- a CDS encoding type III pantothenate kinase: MSYLTLDIGNTSSKLGCFVDGELVEQAAGLTLEQVLATAARLQPRHTIVATVAAQPVQEWVARLQPLTQGVVVGLDPAATPVPLQNGYATPHTLGADRLAAAVGAAGCFPGRNVLIVDAGTAIKCDFVEAGLTFRGGSIAPGLRLRFQALHTFTGRLPLLAVPSDVQAPVPLTGNDTPSAIASGVLNGAAAEVNGLIAEYRELYPELAVVLTGGDAPFFEPRLKGHIFVVPELILLGLHRILVHNVN; encoded by the coding sequence ATGAGCTACCTCACCCTCGACATTGGCAATACCTCCAGCAAGCTGGGGTGCTTTGTTGATGGAGAGCTGGTAGAGCAGGCGGCGGGGCTTACACTGGAGCAGGTGCTGGCCACGGCCGCGCGGCTGCAACCGCGCCACACCATTGTGGCCACGGTGGCAGCCCAGCCGGTACAGGAGTGGGTAGCCAGGTTGCAGCCGCTTACGCAGGGCGTGGTAGTAGGGCTCGACCCGGCTGCCACGCCCGTGCCGTTGCAGAACGGTTACGCTACCCCGCACACCCTTGGCGCCGACCGGCTGGCCGCCGCCGTGGGGGCCGCTGGGTGCTTTCCTGGTCGCAACGTGCTCATTGTGGATGCTGGTACGGCCATTAAGTGTGACTTTGTGGAAGCAGGGCTTACGTTCCGGGGCGGCAGCATTGCACCGGGCTTGCGGCTGCGTTTCCAGGCCTTGCATACCTTTACCGGGCGCTTGCCGTTGCTGGCTGTGCCGTCCGATGTGCAAGCGCCCGTGCCGCTCACGGGCAACGATACGCCCAGCGCCATAGCAAGCGGGGTGCTCAACGGAGCGGCAGCCGAGGTGAACGGCCTCATAGCCGAGTACCGGGAGTTGTACCCGGAACTAGCCGTGGTGCTGACCGGGGGCGACGCGCCTTTCTTTGAACCGCGGCTGAAAGGCCACATCTTTGTAGTACCTGAGCTGATTCTGCTCGGGCTTCACCGAATTCTGGTGCATAATGTCAACTAA